A window of Thermoanaerobaculia bacterium contains these coding sequences:
- a CDS encoding monovalent cation/H+ antiporter subunit D, with amino-acid sequence MSSALPHLLVVPIVLPLLAAAILLLLGDRRPRFKSIVNVGTTLASLLVSLAILRQVDADGVPGAIGVYLTANWEAPFGIVLVADRLSALMLVLASVVSLGAAVYSTAAWSRAGVYFHPLFQIQLMGLNGAFLTGDLFNLFVFFEVALAASYGLQLHGSGWPRVRSGLHYIAVNLLASSLFLVGLAMLYGVMGTLSMADIAAKLPLVAEVDRGLLHAGAGILAVAFLTKAAIWPLNSWLVPAYAAASAPVAAVFTLMTKVGIYTLLRLWTLLFSADAGPSAHFGASVFLYGGLATVVFGVLGLMASLRLARIAGFSIIVSSGTLLAAIGVGGAGVTSAALFYLLSSTLAVAALFLLVDLLERTGTGERLPLVEVGLEPGEDTNLDDDETPLVGRAIPASLALLGLAFIACVLLVAGLPPLSGFVAKWALMAALLRPNGLAAAHDSAATPLAWWLFGLLLLSGLFATISLSRAGIRRFWSTPSSLPTRLRVAEGAPVLALILVCAWLTVNAERVLRYTRAAAESLHSPKAYIHAVMSTAPVPGLGRSSVDGEKAP; translated from the coding sequence ATGAGCTCGGCTCTGCCGCACCTCCTCGTGGTTCCCATCGTGCTGCCTCTGCTGGCAGCCGCGATTCTGCTGCTTCTCGGTGATCGGCGGCCGCGGTTCAAGTCGATCGTCAACGTCGGCACGACGCTCGCGAGCCTTCTCGTCTCACTTGCAATCCTCAGACAGGTCGACGCCGACGGCGTACCTGGAGCGATAGGCGTCTACCTGACTGCGAACTGGGAGGCACCGTTCGGCATCGTGCTGGTGGCTGATCGGCTGTCGGCGCTCATGCTGGTTCTCGCCTCCGTGGTGAGCCTCGGCGCGGCCGTCTATTCGACGGCCGCATGGAGCCGGGCAGGCGTCTACTTTCATCCGCTCTTCCAGATTCAGCTCATGGGCCTGAACGGGGCATTTCTCACCGGCGACCTGTTCAACCTCTTCGTTTTCTTCGAGGTGGCTCTCGCCGCCTCCTACGGTCTGCAACTGCACGGGTCGGGCTGGCCGCGGGTGCGCTCCGGGCTGCACTACATCGCGGTCAACCTGCTGGCATCGTCGCTCTTCCTGGTCGGCCTCGCCATGCTGTACGGCGTCATGGGCACGCTCTCGATGGCGGACATCGCCGCCAAGCTGCCGCTCGTCGCGGAGGTCGATCGCGGGCTGCTGCACGCGGGCGCGGGAATCCTCGCCGTGGCGTTCCTCACCAAGGCGGCCATCTGGCCGCTCAACTCGTGGCTGGTGCCGGCCTACGCGGCGGCGAGCGCACCGGTCGCGGCGGTCTTTACGTTGATGACCAAGGTCGGCATCTACACTCTGCTGCGCTTATGGACGCTGCTCTTTTCGGCGGACGCAGGCCCATCGGCGCACTTCGGGGCAAGCGTCTTTCTCTACGGCGGGCTCGCGACCGTCGTCTTCGGCGTCCTCGGCCTCATGGCCTCGCTGCGACTGGCGCGGATCGCGGGCTTCTCGATCATCGTGTCGTCGGGGACGCTCCTTGCGGCAATCGGAGTGGGGGGTGCTGGCGTGACGTCAGCCGCGCTCTTCTATCTATTGAGCTCCACGCTCGCCGTGGCGGCGCTGTTTCTCCTCGTCGATCTCCTCGAGCGCACGGGCACCGGCGAACGCCTGCCACTGGTCGAGGTGGGCCTGGAGCCTGGTGAGGACACGAACCTCGACGACGATGAGACGCCACTCGTCGGCCGAGCGATACCGGCGTCCCTGGCGCTGCTCGGACTGGCCTTCATCGCCTGCGTCTTGCTCGTCGCGGGGCTGCCGCCGCTGTCGGGTTTCGTCGCGAAATGGGCGCTGATGGCGGCGCTCTTGAGACCCAATGGGCTCGCTGCTGCGCACGACTCGGCAGCGACGCCACTCGCCTGGTGGCTCTTCGGATTGCTGCTCCTCTCGGGCCTGTTCGCGACAATCTCCCTGTCGAGGGCAGGCATTCGACGCTTCTGGTCGACGCCCAGCAGTCTCCCGACCCGCCTGAGGGTCGCTGAAGGTGCGCCCGTCCTTGCGCTCATACTCGTTTGCGCCTGGCTCACGGTGAATGCCGAGCGGGTCCTGCGCTACACGCGCGCCGCCGCCGAGTCTCTCCATTCACCGAAGGCCTACATCCATGCGGTCATGTCGACAGCGCCCGTACCGGGACTGGGGCGGTCGAGCGTCGACGGGGAGAAAGCCCCGTGA
- a CDS encoding Na+/H+ antiporter subunit C — protein MEALLALVIGVLGGAGVWLVLRPRTFQLILGLALLSYSVNLFIFSMGSLVIDRPPIIAPGVPADLAHYTDPMPQALVLTAIVIGFATTALFLVVLLASRGLSGTDHVDGTMGQS, from the coding sequence ATGGAAGCCCTGCTGGCTCTCGTCATCGGCGTGCTCGGCGGGGCCGGGGTGTGGCTCGTGCTGCGCCCTCGAACGTTCCAGCTGATCCTGGGGCTCGCCCTGCTGTCGTACTCGGTGAACCTCTTCATTTTCAGCATGGGCAGCCTCGTCATTGACCGGCCGCCGATCATCGCGCCGGGAGTCCCGGCCGACCTCGCGCACTATACGGATCCGATGCCGCAAGCTCTCGTGCTTACTGCCATCGTTATCGGTTTCGCGACCACGGCGCTTTTTCTCGTGGTGCTGCTCGCATCGCGCGGCCTGAGCGGCACCGACCATGTCGACGGCACCATGGGCCAGTCATGA
- a CDS encoding monovalent cation/H+ antiporter subunit A → MSLFVLLLLPFFGSLITALLPTRARTMLASWAGLVSAAAAIWIISLFPEVRDGGVIRQELPWVPSLGLDLVLRLDGFAWMFAVLVTVIGALVALYARYYMSPEDPVARFYASFLAFMGAMLGVVLSGNLVQLVLFWELTSLLSFLLIGYWYHRVEARRGAFMALTVTGAGGLALLGGVVVLGQIVGSYDLDTVLASGGLIRAHGLYPVALVLVLLGAFTKSAQFPFHFWLPRAMAAPTPVSAYLHSATMVKAGVFLLARFWPVLSGTDLWFWLVGGAGATTLLLGAYIAMFQHDLKRVLAYSTISHLGLITLLFGLNSSLAAVAGVFHIMNHAAFKASLFMAAGIVDHETGTRDIRRLNGLLRAMPITGTLALVASAAMAGVPLLNGFLSKEMFFAETVFISTHKWIEIGLPMAATLAGVFAVVYSLRFGYDIFFGPPSTDLPRQPEEPPQWMRIPVEALVLACLVVGVAPAWSIGPFLAVAARPVVGGVLPVYSLALWHGFNAPFLMSLVAIAGGTVGYLWLRRHQRRGRFENPPGTERLNARRLFESTLIGITRLSRSALRIVGTRRLQPQMFAIVAVALLLALLALRGEPFVWGDRDRLPASPAFVVLWVIGIVCAVGAAVKAKYHRLVALILMGGAGLVTCLTFLWFSAPDLALTQLVVEVVTSVLFLLGLRWLPMRLEGAPRHEATRDKARRVRDLALATGAGGGLAALSYAMLTRPAPQSISPFFLRRALPEGGGTNVVNVMLVDFRAFDTLGEITVLGAVALTVYALLRRFRPPQESIEQPRQQRALPPDVVTDLVKPRTAQDAARGYMMVPAVIARLLLPVAVVVAMHLLLRGHNEPGGGFVAGLVVAVALIMQYLVAGTQWVEARTRIRPARWIGVGLQLAVVAGLGAMALGYPFLTTLTAHVPLPVVGAVHLPSATLFDVGVFAVVVGATLLILTALAHQSIRSHRKPAPGSESSQTTGAT, encoded by the coding sequence ATGTCGCTCTTCGTTCTGCTGCTTCTGCCGTTCTTCGGCAGCCTGATCACCGCGCTCCTGCCGACGAGGGCGCGAACCATGCTCGCCAGTTGGGCGGGGCTCGTGTCAGCGGCCGCGGCAATCTGGATCATCAGCCTGTTCCCCGAGGTGCGCGACGGGGGCGTGATCCGCCAGGAGCTCCCGTGGGTGCCCTCGCTCGGACTCGATCTGGTCCTTCGGCTCGACGGCTTCGCCTGGATGTTCGCGGTGCTCGTCACGGTCATCGGCGCGCTCGTCGCGCTTTACGCGCGCTATTACATGTCACCAGAAGACCCGGTGGCCCGCTTCTATGCGTCGTTCCTCGCGTTCATGGGCGCGATGCTCGGGGTCGTCCTTTCCGGAAACCTCGTCCAGCTCGTCCTCTTCTGGGAGCTGACGAGCCTGCTCTCGTTCCTGCTCATTGGCTACTGGTATCACCGGGTGGAAGCGCGACGGGGCGCATTCATGGCTCTGACCGTGACCGGCGCAGGCGGACTCGCGCTGCTGGGTGGTGTCGTAGTCCTCGGGCAAATTGTCGGCAGCTACGACCTCGACACGGTCCTCGCTTCGGGCGGCCTCATCCGCGCCCACGGCCTCTATCCAGTGGCGCTCGTGCTGGTCCTGCTCGGAGCGTTTACCAAGAGCGCGCAGTTCCCGTTTCACTTCTGGCTGCCGCGGGCGATGGCGGCGCCGACTCCCGTATCTGCCTACCTGCACTCGGCGACCATGGTGAAGGCGGGTGTCTTTCTTCTCGCGCGGTTCTGGCCGGTGCTGTCGGGGACGGACCTGTGGTTCTGGCTGGTCGGCGGCGCAGGCGCGACGACGCTCCTGCTTGGCGCGTACATCGCGATGTTCCAGCACGACCTCAAGCGCGTGCTGGCGTACTCGACGATCAGCCACCTCGGGCTCATCACGCTGCTTTTCGGCCTCAACAGCTCGCTCGCCGCGGTTGCCGGCGTGTTCCACATCATGAACCACGCGGCGTTCAAGGCCTCCCTGTTCATGGCGGCGGGAATCGTCGATCACGAAACGGGCACCCGCGACATTCGGCGCCTCAACGGACTCCTGCGCGCGATGCCGATCACCGGCACGCTGGCGCTGGTGGCGAGCGCTGCCATGGCAGGCGTGCCGCTGCTGAACGGCTTTCTCTCGAAGGAGATGTTCTTCGCCGAGACCGTGTTCATCTCGACACACAAGTGGATCGAGATCGGCCTGCCGATGGCGGCCACGCTCGCTGGAGTCTTCGCCGTCGTGTACTCGCTGCGCTTCGGCTACGACATCTTCTTCGGCCCACCCTCGACGGATCTGCCCCGCCAGCCGGAGGAGCCGCCGCAGTGGATGCGGATCCCCGTCGAAGCGCTCGTGCTCGCGTGCCTCGTGGTGGGCGTCGCGCCGGCGTGGTCCATCGGCCCATTCCTGGCGGTGGCAGCCCGTCCGGTGGTCGGCGGCGTGCTGCCCGTCTACAGCCTGGCCCTCTGGCACGGCTTCAACGCGCCGTTCCTCATGAGCCTCGTGGCGATCGCCGGCGGCACCGTCGGCTACCTCTGGCTGCGCCGGCATCAGCGACGCGGACGGTTTGAAAATCCGCCTGGCACCGAGCGACTCAACGCCAGGCGGCTTTTCGAGAGCACCTTGATCGGGATCACTCGACTGTCCCGCTCCGCTCTGCGCATCGTCGGCACGCGGCGCCTTCAGCCCCAGATGTTCGCCATCGTGGCTGTCGCTCTCCTGCTCGCGCTGCTGGCGTTGCGAGGCGAGCCCTTCGTGTGGGGAGATCGCGACCGGTTGCCGGCGTCGCCGGCGTTCGTGGTGCTGTGGGTCATCGGCATCGTTTGCGCCGTCGGAGCCGCGGTGAAGGCGAAGTACCATCGCCTCGTGGCGCTCATCCTGATGGGCGGTGCCGGTCTCGTCACCTGCCTCACCTTCCTGTGGTTCTCGGCGCCCGATCTCGCACTCACGCAGCTCGTCGTCGAGGTGGTGACGTCCGTGCTCTTCCTGCTCGGGCTGCGATGGCTTCCGATGCGTCTGGAAGGGGCCCCGCGCCATGAAGCGACACGCGACAAGGCGCGGCGCGTGCGCGACCTGGCGCTCGCGACCGGCGCTGGGGGCGGCCTCGCGGCGCTTTCCTACGCGATGCTCACCCGGCCCGCGCCGCAGAGCATCTCACCCTTCTTTCTGCGCCGCGCTCTGCCCGAAGGGGGCGGCACCAACGTCGTCAACGTGATGCTGGTCGATTTTCGCGCCTTCGACACACTTGGCGAGATCACCGTGCTCGGCGCCGTGGCGCTGACCGTGTACGCGCTCTTGCGCCGCTTTCGTCCACCACAGGAGAGCATCGAGCAACCGCGCCAGCAGAGGGCTTTGCCGCCCGACGTCGTCACCGACCTGGTGAAGCCGCGGACCGCTCAGGACGCAGCGCGCGGCTACATGATGGTGCCGGCGGTCATCGCGCGGCTACTCCTGCCTGTCGCCGTGGTTGTCGCCATGCATCTGCTGCTACGCGGGCACAACGAGCCCGGCGGCGGTTTCGTCGCTGGCCTCGTCGTCGCGGTCGCCCTCATCATGCAATACCTCGTCGCCGGGACGCAGTGGGTCGAGGCTCGAACGCGCATCCGCCCCGCGCGGTGGATCGGAGTCGGGCTGCAGCTCGCAGTGGTCGCCGGGCTCGGCGCGATGGCGCTCGGCTATCCCTTCCTCACGACCCTCACCGCTCATGTCCCGCTGCCGGTCGTCGGCGCGGTACACCTGCCAAGCGCGACGCTCTTCGATGTCGGAGTGTTCGCAGTGGTCGTCGGGGCGACTCTGCTCATCCTCACGGCGCTCGCGCACCAGTCCATCCGTTCCCATCGCAAGCCGGCGCCGGGAAGCGAGTCGTCGCAGACCACGGGCGCGACCTGA
- the rnk gene encoding nucleoside diphosphate kinase regulator gives MSERTIFITAEDRKRLEAILMRPTADRDREDVRELVIELQRATVVPAAEIPPDVITMNSRARLLDLDQNETLDYTLAYPQDADFSQGRISVIAPIGAALLGYRVGDEIQWAVPGGTRRLRVEEVLYQPEAAGDFSR, from the coding sequence GTGAGTGAGCGCACCATCTTCATAACTGCCGAAGACCGTAAGCGCCTGGAGGCGATCCTCATGCGTCCGACGGCCGACCGCGATCGCGAGGACGTGCGTGAGCTGGTCATCGAGCTCCAGCGCGCGACCGTCGTCCCGGCCGCCGAAATCCCGCCGGACGTGATCACGATGAATTCCAGGGCCCGGCTCCTCGACCTCGATCAGAACGAGACGCTCGACTACACTCTGGCCTACCCCCAGGACGCCGACTTCTCCCAGGGGAGGATCTCCGTCATCGCGCCGATCGGCGCCGCCCTGCTCGGCTATCGGGTCGGGGACGAAATCCAGTGGGCAGTGCCCGGGGGCACGCGGCGCCTCCGAGTCGAGGAAGTGCTCTATCAGCCCGAGGCGGCCGGCGACTTCTCCCGCTAG
- a CDS encoding VOC family protein, with the protein MARQPPDPGRQARQQVVLHPSRKRACGWCKDRWGLNWQITLRVLIEAPAAGGTATKRAFAAIEAARRG; encoded by the coding sequence ATCGCGCGCCAGCCGCCCGACCCTGGCCGCCAAGCTCGGCAACAAGTCGTGCTTCATCCTTCGCGGAAACGAGCGTGCGGCTGGTGCAAGGACCGCTGGGGCCTCAACTGGCAGATCACCCTGCGCGTGCTCATCGAGGCGCCAGCGGCGGGGGGCACCGCGACGAAGCGCGCCTTCGCCGCCATCGAGGCGGCCCGGCGAGGCTGA
- a CDS encoding putative toxin-antitoxin system toxin component, PIN family — MRIVLDTNVFVSGVFFGGVPGRILEAWRDGRLQLVLSAAILDEYQRVGQALSAHYGGVDLEPILALLTVEAEIIEAPALPAPVSADPDDDKFFASASAAGVAAIVSGDKDLLDHDGWRTVRVLRPRQFVDQFLTDK, encoded by the coding sequence GTGAGGATCGTCCTCGACACGAACGTCTTCGTCTCGGGCGTCTTCTTCGGCGGTGTCCCCGGACGGATCCTCGAGGCGTGGCGCGATGGTCGGCTTCAGTTGGTTCTTTCCGCTGCCATCCTCGACGAGTACCAGCGCGTCGGGCAAGCTCTCAGCGCCCATTACGGCGGCGTGGATCTCGAACCGATCCTCGCTCTCCTGACGGTCGAAGCCGAGATCATCGAGGCGCCGGCCCTGCCGGCACCGGTCTCCGCCGATCCGGACGACGACAAGTTCTTCGCTTCCGCTAGTGCCGCAGGAGTCGCCGCCATCGTGTCGGGCGACAAGGACCTTCTCGATCACGACGGTTGGCGAACCGTCCGGGTGCTACGGCCACGCCAATTCGTGGATCAGTTCCTCACTGACAAGTAG
- a CDS encoding AbrB/MazE/SpoVT family DNA-binding domain-containing protein, which yields MESLATTKLSSKGQVVIPEEIRLRLGLKEGTQFVVVGDRDVVIFKTIAPPAMAEFDELVRTARGAARKAGMKPADVKRAVAKVRAAR from the coding sequence ATGGAGTCACTCGCAACAACCAAGCTCTCCTCCAAGGGACAAGTTGTCATCCCGGAGGAGATTCGTCTGCGTCTCGGGCTCAAAGAAGGGACACAGTTCGTGGTTGTCGGAGATCGCGACGTCGTGATTTTCAAGACGATCGCGCCGCCGGCGATGGCGGAGTTCGACGAGCTCGTGCGAACGGCTCGCGGTGCTGCACGCAAGGCGGGCATGAAGCCGGCGGACGTGAAGCGCGCCGTCGCGAAGGTCCGCGCCGCTCGGTGA